The genomic stretch GGCAGGAAAGATCCGtactccattttacagatgggggaATTGAGGCTTCTGAGTGCATTCCCACCTGGCGGTGTCTTCCTACTTAGCAATAGTTGACATAAGCGTCATGTGGCTTTAAATCCTAGCGCTGAGTGGCTCAGGGTCTGGGAATGTTGCGTGTGTTGATTAATACCGCTTTTCCGTTCAAGGGCCAAGAACACAGGCTAATCTAGATTTCTATTAATCTTGCGTCCACGACAATGACAGTTTTACAGGGAGGCTGATAAGCACCAGTCTGCGAGGATGGGAGTGGGCCTGAAATGTAAACACACTTCCGCTAGAGTGCCTGCGTGGCATACAGAGTTGCCCAGCCCGTGTGAAAGCCCCTGCGGTGGGGGGTTGTGTGCACGTGGAATGGGTGTTCTCACACGCGTGTGTTTGAAAGACCCAGACGGCGTTGGCACTGTGCTGTGGCTGAGCATAGCTGTAGTTTTAGGTGGAGGGAAGCTGAAGCCCCAGGGCACCTTGGAATCTTTGCAGGAGCTGAAGCTGGTTCATTCTTCTGATTGACAGGACACACTCTGTAGAGCTTCCACCAACTTCCTGCAAGCTAGTCAGGGGCCTTGATAAGCAAGTGGAATTCGGAGCAGTGAAGTGCAATCCGAGCCCCAAGAATGCCTTTTCTAAGGGTGGCTGTGTGCAGCTGCTTTGAATGACATTCCATTCATCCAAGGATGGAAACAAAAAAATAGGCTTTTTCGAGGGGCTTCATTCAAAAAAGCTTCTGTGGCATTCAGCCCCAGAAGCTCCCCGGGCGTGTGGCTCGTCCAGCACATTGCTAACACGCAATTGGAAATCAGGCTGGGAATAGTGGAACACAGGAGGCATTCGACTCGCAAGGCTGGCTGAGACTGAGGTTCCAGTCAGTATGCAGACACTAGTGACGTCACTCATGCAGACCTCCGTGGGTCTTGCTTCTCTTTGCAGATCGCTGACTTTGGGCTTTCCAACCTGTACCAGAAGGACAAGTACTTGCAGACATTTTGTGGGAGCCCGCTCTATGCGTCTCCTGAGATTGTCAACGGGAGGCCTTACCGAGGGCCAGAGGTGAGCAGCGTGCCGGGGAAGGATCGGGGGagctggaaggagagggaggcaaGAACAAGATCTCCGAAAGTTCTTAAAACCCCCAAAGACCGAACAAAAAAAACTTGCCCACATTAATATCCTGTTAATGCCCCGGAGAAGTGTGAAAGCCTTAGAGAAGCCTATGAGAGCAGCTAAAGAtgccagttccactgtaaggcaGCTGCTAaggatttctttgattttttttttttgatttttctctttttagaaataattgagatcatctgaaaataattgaGATCAAGTTAGTAAAGGGCACATTATGCacacttacacaaacacacacatgcgcgtaCACACGCATACACTTGCTTTTTGtcaatttataattattttgtgaCACTTTCCAGCTTCATTATTAACATCTGATTTGTAATAACCACATAAAATCTTGCTTTATggatatattattatatatttaataatttaccTGACTTTAGATACTTGGTTTGCCCTATTGTATCAAAataaacagagcaaagaaaactCTTATCAGGTATATATCTCTTTTGCCCATATTTAATAGTGTGTATgtctgaagaaataaattttagtggCATCTTCTCTTTTGTGAGAAATGTATTTTGTAACGCCTTAGAACGGCTCTCATGGTCACAGTAAAATACGCGTCTGTCTTAGCTTGCGCTCTACTGCTGCAATTACACACGGCAGTGGAAGCcccttgggggaggaaagggttcattccATCTTACAGCAGACAGtctatcatgaagggaagtcagggcaggaacccgaaAGCAGGAACCAAAGCAAAGACCGGAAGAACACTGCTTACCGGATTGTTCCTCGTGCGTTACTAACCCGCAGCCTTGTTTaatccaggaccaccttcccagggtTGGCACTGTCTCCAGTGGACAGGCCCTCATACACCTATGATCAACCAAGAAAAATGCCCACAGACTGGTCTATATCAATCTGATGGAGGCCTTTGtcttagttgaggttccctcttcccaggtgaccccggtttgtgtcaaactgacagaaACCATGAGTTAGTAGGACAGTGAGCCTCTCCTTGTGGAGGTTCATCCACCCCTAACCCTTATATAGCAGCTGCTTGGGGTGTAGAAATGttttcttccaaatatttatCCATCTGAGAGTGTTTTGGTGGCAGGGCTGGGATAAAGGGAAGACTGCCAAGAATCACTAACGAAGTAAGGAGAAGgtcttcaaaaaacaaagtatCAGGGATAAGCATAGGGTTCAGAGTGGCCTGTAAATTTATTGTCAGGTGCTTCTTTGGTCGTTACTGGGCGGGGTCTGAGGTTGCGAGCGGGCACTCGGGTCTGGTCAGCAAACATACTTTATTTGGCCACATTCATCTcccttaagaaaaaaatgaacgaACATTTAGTAGCTGAGAGATTCCACAGAAAAGTCGTATTTCGACTTCTCTGTAAAAACCAAACACTGTGGCAGTTCTGAGCCTACATTTGTGCGCTGTAGTATAAGCCAGGAAGAAACTGCCTGCCGAGATGGTTTGTCTCTGTCCCCAGCTTTCCACATTTGCACCCTAagttcttttttgctttgtttttgtgtttattgCCTTTCCGGCTCTGGTAAGATTTGGAACCCTAGAGCTCTCTGAGGAGGTAAAGGGAGGAactgattcttttgtttgttttttgagacagggtttctctgtagctttggagcctgtcctggcacttgctatgtagaccaggctgacctcgaactcacagagatctgcctgcccctgcctcctgagtgctgggattaaaggcgtgcgccaccactatccagcttctattttcatttttcaaattgaGCTGGAAGCAGCCTAGTCTCTACCTGCCTCATGGAATCATGAGAACCAGGCAGTTTCCTACTTCAGAGTGCTCTGAAACAGAGTGGGCTTGCTTGTTCattgccgggctgtggtggtaaCCTGCCTTCCAGGTGCTAAATCTGACTCCTGGTGGTGCTATGGGTTCATACACAGCAATGCCAATGGTTTGGAAGGCATCTGGGGTCTGCATCCTAGCTCCTATGTGTCCTGTCTCTCTGCTCCAGGTGGACAGCTGGGCCTTGGGCGTCTTGCTTTACACTCTCATTTATGGGACGATGCCCTTCGATGGCTTCGATCACAAAAACCTCATTCGACAGATCAGCAGCGGAGAATACCGGGAGCCCACACAACCCTCAGGTGTGTGTCCTGCAGAGGTCGGGGCTGGAGGGGAGAGTGCTTGGTTAATCCACCCCAGCTCACGCACACTTTCTTCTGCGTAAGACATCTCCTGCTATTCCCCATTCTTCTTTCCTAACAGTACCTATCTGTTTAAACAACCACCATGGGCTCTTATCTATCAGTCCTTTGGGCAGGGTGGTATGCTTCTGGCCTCACCGTGGTCTCCTTTGTACCAACTTCCAGTTATCTGGGAGTCAGGGACTGCCGCTGGGACTGCAcgtctgtcttagtttgggttttttattgttgtgaagagacaccaagaccacggCAACtcctacaaagaaaacatttaattggagtggctcacttacagtttcagaggttcaatccgtTGTGATCATGAACGGGAACAcgacagtgtgcaggcagacatggtgctggagctgagagtgctacgccttgcaggcaacaggaaatcgaTTGACTGTCGCACTGAGGGAAGCTCgagaagagacctcaaagcctgcccctcagtgacacacttcttccaacaaggccacacctcctaatagtaccactctctttggggaccattttctttcaaagagctACCATGTCTCTTAcctctgtgcctgtctgtgtggcTCTGACTCTTGAGGTGCCTCCCTATGGCTGGTCATTCCAGAGCAGAGCTTGGATCTCTATGGCTGGTCATTCCAGAGCAGAGCCTGGATCCCTAAGGCTGGTCATTCCAGAGCAGAGCCTGGATCTCTTACTTAGCAGCTGACTAGGGGCTCCGATGAGGAAGAAGGTGTCAGGTATTCCTGTAAACTGTGCTCAGCAACTGGGCTCTGTTccccctgggattttttttttcttggtcagAGCAACCAAGGTCAAAAGTTCCCCCTCCTCATGGGAGAGCACCAGGTGTGTGCAGGAGTGTGGGCAGATGGCCGGCACAGAATGTGGTTAATATTTGTGTACATTCCATTTAATGGACATGCAGTTGTGTTTTTTAACGATTCACAGTGGTTTCATAAAGTTGTTTATCAGCCCTTGAGCCTGATACATAGTTTTGTCTGTATCAATATGTAACATTTCTGGTTTGTTTATATTGAAGAACACTTCATTTAATGGGCATTTTTGATCTATTAACCTTGAATTCAGTGGCCAGTGGAACTTTTCCTCATGTCTGAATGACGTTTATCTACCGCACTTTTCTCCTGAAGACCCTTCATGGTCTTCTTGCACCTAAGGACAACAGACAGAACGTCTGTGTGGTGATGGGGGCGGCATTTTCGATGGCAGACTTCTAGCAGGGAGAACAGAAACCTGACAACCCAGTATGAAGCAAATGGGGAAAGGGATGCTTACTCACAGCTGAGAGCAGCCGCCAGAGCACCAGACACGCCTGCTTCAGAGTCCTGAGACCCCACTGCGCTGTGGACACGGGGCCTGCAGAAGAGTAGGGAATTGACTTGGGGATTGCAAAGAAATTTAGGTAAATTTGCCAGCGTAGAAAGATGAGGACTAACATGGTGGATAGGTAGGTAagtggtagatagatgatagacagacagatagacagatgatagggatgatagatagatgatggacaAATAGATGGATGATAATAGATGATAATAGatgatatagagatgatagataaatgaatggatggatggtagacagatggacagatagatggatgatatagatagatgatagatagatagatagatagatagatagatagatagatagatagatagatgatagacagatggacaGGCAGAATGACAGACATGACTTGTGACTTCTGTGGTCTTTTACTCACTAAATGGTACCAGTAAACTTCCTGGCACCTTGTAAGAGTTCAGGAAATTCTCACCAAGTGATTGATGACCCTGTTCCTTCTCAGGAGTGTTGATCACTCTGTCCCCATTGCTAGGCTCTGCCAGTCTCTTCTCAGCCTTCACACATGGCTGAGGGGAGGAGCCAGCCTCCCAGGGTGTAACTTGATGCCAGGTGAGGTACAGGGCACAGCTGGATCCTGAAAGTCAGTTTACCAGCTGTGCGGTTGGCTCCTGTGGCTTCCTCAGCATCTTTGAGAGCCTTGCCCCTTTATCTCTGGCAGTAGAATTTACAAAGGGAaccacccccctttttttaaagaaaggccgTGGCCACCTGGGTAGCAGATAAAGATCAGCTCTGGGTTTGGTGGATACCAATAGGGCTTATGTCAGACACAGGAGGTGAGCTCACTGGGTGTGGCTCTCAGATCCTGGCTGAGACCTCTGGAGTGGGGCCAGCCATGGGTAAAGCTGTTCTCTCTGCCCAAGTGTGTCAGGTAAGAGCCACGCCTGGCACAGGTGAGCAGTTCTCCATCCTCTGCCTCCAGCACCTTTTCCAGGTGGCTGAGgactgtgtgttcacatgtaccTACCTCTGGAAGGCTTCTGGTGAGCACCTGTGTTTTGTTTGGGTAGGAAAGAGACTGACCAAAGAGGCAATGAGATTGAGTTAGAATTCTTTCCCAATTACCTGGCCTGTGGTCCTCGATGCCGATCTGGGATGACAGAGAGGTTAGTAGTTCCAGGACGTTTATTTACGTGCGGAAGAGCGGATCGTGGCTGTCGGGAGAGCACAGGTGATAACCGCTTGCCTTGTGGGTGTGGAAACATTCGCATTTGAGCCTAAGAACCTACCTCAAAACACTAGACGGGTAATGCACAATTAAGACCAGGCTGCTTCTGGGTTATAAACGGATGgattcctggggtttgctggccagtcagccaggCTTTCTCAGGGAGGTCTAGGCCAGTGGAAGgactctgtcttgaaagaaaaaggtTGCTGGTCCTGAGGCTACCCAGAGTttgtcctgtggcctccacacagaTTATGaaccaacacacacatgtgcacttccACACATAAAGTTGCACCACAGAAAGAAACGGAAAGCAAGTCAGGATGGGACCGCTCTGTGGCTCGTGGTCCTGAGCCTTGGGTAGGTTTTTGTTGTATAGTCTAAAGGcttttcctcctgcttcagcaagAGGCCAGAATGCTCCAAATGGATTTTTCCCCCTGCAGTGTGCATGTCTCTGTAACCATTCATGGAAAAAGTCACCCTGCCAAAAGCTCCCAAGGATAGCCTGattcttttttgtctttcacCCCTTAGATGCTCGAGGACTCATTCGGTGGATGCTGATGGTGAACCCTGACCGCCGGGCCACCATTGAGGACATCGCCAACCACTGGTGGGTGAACTGGGGCTACAAGAGCAGTGTCTGTGACTGTGATGCCCTTCCTGACTCCGAGTCTCCGCTCTTAGCACGGATTATTGATTGGCACCATCGTTCCACCGGGCTGCAGGCTGAGGCTGAAGCCAAGATGAAGGGTCTGGCCAAACCTGGAGCCTCTGAGGTGGTCCTGGAGCGGCAACGGTCCCTGAAGAAgtccaagaaagaaaatgactttccCCCGGCTGGCCAGGACTCAGTACCTGAAAGCCCATCCAAGCTGAGTTCCAAGAGGCCCAAGGGCATTCTGAAGAAGAGGAGCAACAGTGAACACCGCTCCCACAGTACTGGCTTCATCGAAGGCATTGTGGGCCCTACCTTACCGTCCCCTTTCAAGATGGAGCAAGATTTGTGCCGGACCGGCATTCCCCTCCCCAGTTCCCCCGAGGCAGATATGTCAGGGAAGCTCAGCCTCAAACAGTCAGCCACGATGCCCAAGAAAGGTATCTTGAAAAAGACCCAGCAGAGAGAATCTGGTTACTATTCATCCCCAGAACGCAGCGAGTCTTCCGAGCTGCTGGACGGTAATGACGTCATCACCGGCAGtggcctctcttctcctcccGCAGAGGCAGCCAGGGGAACCTCCCACAGCCTATCCTGCCGGAGGAAGGGCATCTTGAAACACAGCAGCAGGTACTCGGACGGTGCCGCAGACCCTGCCCTCGCTAGCCCCGAAATGCCCACACTGGAATCCTTGTCCGCGCCCGGTGTCCCCCCGGATGGTGTCTCTCGCAGTTACAGCCGCCCGTCCAGTGTCATCAGCGATGACAGTGTCCTATCCAGCGACTCCTTTGACTTGTTAGACCTCCAGGAGAACCGTCCAGCCCGCCAGCGCATCCGCAGCTGCATCTCT from Chionomys nivalis chromosome 25, mChiNiv1.1, whole genome shotgun sequence encodes the following:
- the Nuak1 gene encoding NUAK family SNF1-like kinase 1; translation: MEEAAVPAAGDGPDVEPGPPGSQREAVVGATAAPTEPRKPHGVKRHHHKHNLKHRYELQETLGKGTYGKVKRATERFSGRVVAIKSIRKDKIKDELDMVHIRREIEIMSSLNHPHIIGIYEVFENKDKIVIIMEYASKGELYDYISERRRLSERETRHFFRQIVSAVHHCHKNGVVHRDLKLENILLDDNCNIKIADFGLSNLYQKDKYLQTFCGSPLYASPEIVNGRPYRGPEVDSWALGVLLYTLIYGTMPFDGFDHKNLIRQISSGEYREPTQPSDARGLIRWMLMVNPDRRATIEDIANHWWVNWGYKSSVCDCDALPDSESPLLARIIDWHHRSTGLQAEAEAKMKGLAKPGASEVVLERQRSLKKSKKENDFPPAGQDSVPESPSKLSSKRPKGILKKRSNSEHRSHSTGFIEGIVGPTLPSPFKMEQDLCRTGIPLPSSPEADMSGKLSLKQSATMPKKGILKKTQQRESGYYSSPERSESSELLDGNDVITGSGLSSPPAEAARGTSHSLSCRRKGILKHSSRYSDGAADPALASPEMPTLESLSAPGVPPDGVSRSYSRPSSVISDDSVLSSDSFDLLDLQENRPARQRIRSCISAEDFLQLQDFETPHNRPRPQYLKRYRNRQADSSFSLLTDMDDVTQVYKKALEICSKLN